The following proteins are co-located in the Natator depressus isolate rNatDep1 chromosome 4, rNatDep2.hap1, whole genome shotgun sequence genome:
- the LOC141986058 gene encoding small ribosomal subunit protein uS14-like — protein sequence MPRAPLDSSGRVGHQQLYWSHPRKFGQGCSSCCLCSNRHGLICKCRLNMCRQCFRQYAKDIGFVKLD from the exons ATGCCCCGGGCCCCA CTTGACAGTTCCGGCAGGGTGGGTCACCAGCAGCTCTACTGGAGCCACCCCAGGAAGTTCGGCCAGGGCTGCAGCTCATGCTGCCTGTGCTCGAACCGCCATGGCCTGATCTGCAAGTGCAGGCTGAACATGTGCAGGCAGTGTTTCCGCCAGTATGCCAAGGACATCGGCTTCGTCAAGTTGGACTAA